From the genome of Apteryx mantelli isolate bAptMan1 chromosome 12, bAptMan1.hap1, whole genome shotgun sequence:
ACTGTGCAATTCAAGTCCTTCTTAAGCCATTACGCGTGGGCATGCTCAGAACGATGGAGAAGCGACTCAGAGCAAAAGCTCGCTTACCCCACCAGGAGGAGGTTTCTCAGCCCGTGGCCTGGGATCCCAGAAGGAAACCAAACGAGACAGCTCGTTTCACTGTAAAGAACTCAGCCAGTGTACAGACGCTCCGGTTCTCATTTGTGCGTGTCGTCAGCTTCCTGCCAGTCTCTCTCTCACGCTGAGCATGTTCCAACAGCAGTTCGTTGGTGTGACCCACCCCCGCGGGTAGCAGCGACCGATTCTCATGTCTAATGTTCTATGCAATGAAATACACAACTTAAGAACAAGACCTGTTAATAGTTAATAAGTTCAATGTTATGTATAAGGGTTTAATTGCAAACGTGCTGCTGAGCAACTGGATAACTACTCTATCAACCACCTGTGCATATGAAGTTTAAGTTAGTGGCATGTTCGACCCACGGAGGGCCACTTTGCCAAAGGGTAGCCATATAGCCCGTGACTGTCTGTCCTGTCGTAGAGCATGGCTTGCTACTTCTCTGCACGGTTTCATCTACGTTTAAATGCTTGCCGTTCTTTGCctggagttttctttttcttttccatcagtTCATCACCTGTATTGAATGCTCTTAGCAGATTTATGCACTTGTTATTGAGGATTGGTGGTCACAATATGAAATGCAACCAGCCCTGGCCCTGTGGCCACTTGCTCCCTGCCCCATGCCCCGGCCCTGCGtgaggctggagggagaggcccAGTGGCTAGTGCAGGGGCTGCGGGACAGGGTGACCTCGGGGGTGAtgcccagctctccccagggTGCCCCCCACCCAGGACAGGTCTCTTTTGGGGTCTGCCGGCCTGCCGCAAGGCTCTGCCGGCGAGGCAGCCGCCACGGCCCTGCTCGCAATCTCCCCAGCCTGCCCGGCGCCAGCTGCCCTGCCAATGACAAGTGCATAGCCCGAGGATGCTTCTCCCGggctccaggtctgccctgctccctgccggGGGTCTCAGTCACAGCACCTGCCGCTCCTAGCGCTGTAAATACTTGTATAGTGTGTAAATCGCACGTGGGACCGAGAACACCCCCCTGCCAGGGCCCATCTCACTGCCTAGCACATCCGCCAACTCGCCTCCGTGCGGGACAGGAGCGGGTGCCCGCGGCCCCACCGCCGGCCTCTGGCGCAAAGCCTCCCGGCATCCTCCGAGTTGTGGCTGTCTGCTACCCATCGCCCCCTCCGGCGCGCTGTGTCTGGGTGTTCGCTTGGGTCCGGGGGGGGACTGTATGTATAAAACACAAACCACCGAGCAAAGCTCAGCCCAAGAAGAAGTTTACAGTGGTAAGTGCAATGCCGGGTGCCCTCCCTCTGAACATTGTGACGGTGTGCGTGTCTGCTGTGCTCTGTGAGATCTGTAGTAATCCGTGTACCGCCGCTGTATCGTGACTCCGTACAAGAAGTTGCCCCTACCAGGTATTTCTGTGGGAACAGAATAAAAGGACTTGATATAAATCACAGACTGTCTTAGCTTCATGCCTGCCTTGCAGCAAGCTCAGAGCATCAGAAAGGGGTTTCCCGGCTGCCCCTCAGCACCATGCGGAAGGACTGGCATGGGGGCTGAGGTCCCCGcgctggagatgggcaaggagtgGCCACGCTGGGCTAGTGGGGGCTAGCAGAGGGATGGGACCTACCGGCAAGGAGTTACTGTGCCCCGGGGCAGCAGGGCGCTGGGACCCCTGCCATGGCACATCTGGCCGGTCTTGCAAAGCAGCCAGTGGGCTCTCGCTCTCACCCCACTGCCTCTGTACCCTGCTGTCTAGGGGCCACAGTTGCTGGCCCAGGCTCCACGTGCCAGGATCCCCAGCCAAGCGCATGCCACGCAGTGGGGCAAAGCCCTGGCCACCCCAGGCCGGCTGGCCAGGGAGATGTGGGAACGTGTCTGAGACCTGTATCGTGGACCCATCACCCCTTTCCATAGGGCCAGACTAGTACAAAGGCCTTGGGGATTCAAGCACCTGAGCAAATGAACAGTACTGTTGGAGCTAATGTTAATCCTTTAATTACAGAGCTAACTCACAGTTTGGCAGATGGCAGGCCATACAGTCCCCATAAGCATTAGTACCAGGAATATATCACCAGCCCTCCCGAAACAGGCACATCCCCAAGTCTGGCCCTGTGCACGCTGGGAGAGGAATCGTGCAACTTTCCAGCTGAAGGGCTTCAGAGCAGCTCCCGCAAATCTGGCTGCACGACGCAGCTCGTGCTCAGCCATGGTCCTCCCTCCCGCTGGGAGCTCCCCCGctgtggaagggcagggagctcctggcaCCGCCATGCCGGGGGGCTGGAGGCCACCACGGCTCCCAGGCTGGGCCAAAGCCTCACAATGGGTCCGTGTGCCAGAGGGCGAGGGAGCCAAGCCGTGCCTGGGTGCCGCGGCACTCACAGCGGTTGTGAGGAGGCTGGCGGTGCCGTGCAGAGCCTTGTCGCTGCAAGAGGCCGTGCGGGGCCAACGGCCCAGCTCCCAGGGCCTCCTCCAGCTCCAATGTGATGCACAGACCGAAACTtcgagggggtgggggggacttgGGGACAGCTCCATCCCTCTGAGACCAGCCCAGCTGGGTTTGTCTCACTGctatttttctctgctgcactttACACCCTGTGTAAAAGTTAATGATCAGCGGCTCACTCTTTGCTCTTGGTCCGTAAAACCCTCCATTACCACAGGAAAAACAGCTCCCAGGCCTGAAGCAACCCAACCACTGCACGCCGGGACGGAGCCTGCGCTCTCCTggtcccctgcaccctgcacagaCCTGGCGGGGCGCCAGCCCCCGAGTCAGGGCAGCGAAAGGCCATTTTGTGCCTGGCTCAGCGCTCTCTTGGAAGGGGAGTGGTGCCCCCAGGCCACATCGGCCCCAGGCCACGCGCCGCAGGGCTGTGCCCCCATCCCTGCCACCACCGCCTGGGCGCTGGCGTACGGAGAGGCCTGGGCCCGGCAGTGCAGCCGCGGCTCGGCCCCCACAGCGCCTGGCGCAGGCCCAGCGCcgagcggcggcgcccgcccgccacTGGGCGCCGTATGGCAGCCTCGGCGCCTGGCACGGCCTCGCCGGCCCACGCGGATGCGCTCCCGCGCAGCGCCCGCACAGCCATCTGCCCGCTGCGGGTGGCCTCCGCGAAGGCCCCGCACACCGAGCCGGGCCTTGCGGTGGGACGTGCTGTTGGGGCGCTCTGGGCCGCGGGTGCCCTCGCACCCGAGGCCCCTCGCACCACGGGGGTCATCGCACCGCGCCCCAGGCGGCGCCCTCACGGGTGGGTCTCCTCCCGCCCCGCccagcccggcggcgccgccgagcTCCCCGCAGCGGCGCCGCCCGCGACCACCAGGGgacgccgcagcgccccgccgccgcgcccacCAGGGGACGCCGCAGCCAATGGGAGGTGTCGCGCGGCTCCCACCCCGCCCCCTGCCCGGAAGTGCCggtgccggccccgcccccgccgcaccGCCGCGACATGGAGCCGccggtgaggggctgtgggggggaggggggccgtGACGTCACTGCCCCGGGACCCCGCCCCTggcgctgcccccccaccccgtgtTCGCCGCCCCGGTAACTGCggcgctgcgacccccccgggcACTTCCCTCTCCCCGGCAGCTCGGTAGCTGCCCCCCAGGCACTGCTGCCCTGGTAGCACCTTCCCGGTAAATGCCTCTGCCCAATACCCGGGAGCCCCCAGTACCTCGGTAATTGCCCCCCCTCGAGCACTGCCCCCCGGTCCCCTCGTAATTGCCCCCCTCCATACCTTGCTAAGTGCCCCCCGGGGCACCGACCCCTCCCCAATACCAGTACTTGCTCCCAGGTTCCCCCGTAACTGCCCCCCCGCTACCCTGGGAACTGCCCCCACGTACTCCAGGAACTGCCCCCCCCACTACCCTGGGAGCCCCCCCACGTGCTCCAGGAACTGCCCCCCGCTGCCCTGGTAATTGCCCCCCCACGTACTCCAGGAACTGCCCCCCCAGACCTGCCCCTCCCTGTGTGCCCCAGTTCCCCAGTAACTGCCCCCCGGCACTGCCCCCTCCAGCCTTGCGCCCCCTCGGCGTCCGCCCCAGGCGGGGGCCGTGCTGGCGCCCCCGGGGCTCGCCCCCCGCTGCGGCCCAGCCTCTCAGTCCCGCAGGTGCTGTCGAGCGCGGAGGAGATCGCAGCGCTGTACCGGGAGCTGAGCCAGCACCCCACGCTCAGCGCCGCCTGCATCGGCCCCGACGTCACCACCCAGTACGGGGGCAAATACTGCAGCCTCTACACCGGTACGAGGCCCCGAGTGGGGGGCACGCCGTGGCTGCGGGGCGGGCTCCCTGCCTGGGGGCCCAACAGGGGCACGTGCCCGTCGGGGGCGCACACCGCGGTCTCGTCAGGGCCTCCTCAGTCCCCGCTCCGCTTCCCAGAGAGGGGACGCCCGGGCGGGCGGGAGTGCTCACCTCGCCCTCCTTGCAGAATGGTCTCAGCGGGACCTGGAGCGAGCGGAGAACGTCAAGTTCTGCCGCCAGTACCTCGTCTTCCACGACGGCCAGTCCATCGTGTACTCGGGGCCTGCGGGGACCTGCTCTGAGATCAAGGATGAGTGAGTCTCTGCGCTGCCCACCTGGGGAGTCACACGGCGGCCCCACCTCCCTCCGCTGCATCCCCAGGGAGCTGGGACcggcgtccccatgtccctgcctCCGCCGTGCCCGTGGCGCGTGGCTAACGGGGCGGTTTCCCCCGCAGGCTGCTGAGCAGGGAGTCCCCCAGCGGCACGCTGAAGGCTGTCCTGCGCAAGGCCCAAAGCAAGGACAAGGAGAAGCAGTTTCTGGAGGTGAGGACGagggccggggcagggccggaGGCGAGCCCTGGGCTGTGTAGGAGAAGGGGCagggtgccggctccagccccagctgctcCACAGTCCAGTTTGCGGCTGCCTGTGCCTGGCGTCTCTGCCCCCAGGTCTGGGATCAGAACCGCAAGGTGAAGAGCATCGATTTGACGGCTCTGGACAAGCATGGCAGTGTCTACGATGATGGTGAGGAGTGGACAGGGAAGGGCCAGCAGCCCCGGGGGGTCCCAGCAGACAGGCCGGTTCATGCCTGACCCCATCTCTCCAGATCAGTTTGGCTGCCTGGCCTGGTCCCACTCAGAGACTCACCTGCTCTATGTGGCCGAGAAGAAGCGGCCCAAGGCCGAGTCCTTCTTTCAGAGCAAAGCGCCCGAGCTGGGTGACTCCGCTGAAGAGGACCTGGGGCATTCCAAGAAGCAGGATGCACCCGTCAAGGTGGGGAGGCCAGGGTGATGATGTCCCTCCTGCCCTGGGCCAGCTCAGTCACTGCTCGCCAGCTCTGGGCTGGCTCTGAAGCCCTGCGGGTGCCCATGGCACTGACAGGGTCTGCATTGCAGGGTGAGCAGTTCGTGTACCACGAGGACTGGGGAGAGACACTGAGCACCCGCAGCGTGCCCGTCCTCTGCGTGCTGGACATTGAGGGGAGCAGTATCTCCGTGCTGGAGGGCGTCCCGGAGCACGTCTCCCCTGGGCAGGTCAGCACGGGGAGGGGAGCCAACGTCTCATCTCACTTTGCCCTGGTGAAACGGTGGGGCTGGGTCTCTCCATTGTCCCGGAGAAGAGAGATGATGGGAAAGAGAGGCTGGCCCTGGTTCCGGGCTGGACAGAGGGCACCCAAGCCCTAGAGCAGGGTAtgagctgctctcctgctctgcccACAGGCCTTCTGGTCCCCCAGTGACACTGGTGTGGTGTTCGTGGGCTGGTGGCACGAGCCTTTCCGCCTGGGCCTGCGGCACTGCACCAACCGCCGGTGAGTCTCGCGGTGAGCCTGGCTTGGTGAGGGCTGCCCCAACCCCCCAGCAGGGGCTGCCCGGACCCCCTGCCACCCCGCTCCTGCAGTGACAGCCCAACTCTCCCCTCGCAGGTCTGCACTGTTCTACGTGGACCTCACGGGTGGGAGATGTGGTGAGTTGTTCACCCCTGCATCCCCCCAGTGCCCAAGCCCCTTGCACCCCCTCACCGCCCCCTCATGcccttgcagagctgctctctgaaGACACCAAGGCCACGTGGTCCCCGCGGCTCAGCCCCGACCAGTGCCGCATCGCCTACCTGGAGAACAGTGCCCTAGGCCCCCACCAGCAGTGCAGCCGGCTTCGCATGGTGAGCAGCGCCCATAGGGTGCCAGGGCTCTGTCCCCAAGCCAGACATTGTGGGGTGACATTGTGGAGCTGGCAGTGCACCCATGCCAGCGTGGGGACTGGCAGGTGGGAGGTGGGTCCACCTTCCACAGGCTGGAGCAGAGGCAGCTGGGCTAAGACCCAGCAGAACTCGTCACAGCCCTGCCATCCTGTGTCTCCCGCAGTACGACTGGTACACCAAGCGCACCTGCACCGTGCTCGAGGCTGTGCCCCGGCAGACGTGGGGTGAGTAGAGCCAGAGCAGGGCAGTCACAGTGGCCAGCAGGCCAGGTGGAGGGGTGGTGGGtgctgagccctgctgctctcgTTACAGGTGCTTTCCCAGGCATCTACTGCAGCGCTCTGccggggctgtgctgggcagccgACAGCCAGAGGCTCGTGTTGGACACAGCCCAGCGCAGCCAGCAGGTAAGAGCCGCGGTGCCCAGTCTGCTGCCCACCACAGTGTGGTGGGAGCCAGGTGTGCACAGGGTGGCACGAAGGGGTGCCATGCCTGGTGCCGGGCTGATTCAGGGCTCTGCTGGACTCTGCCCTCGTGCTCCTAGGACCTCTTTGTGGTGGACACGCTGACAGGCACCGTGACCTCGCTGACGGCTGGTGAGTGCCACCTACCcgacaggctggcagggccctggcagTGCCAGGGTTTTGGGGGGACAACCTCCTGCACACGGCCTGCAGGCCCTGacccctctcctccccagatGGTCCCCAGGGGAGCTGGTCTCTCCTCACCATCGACCGGGACCTCCTGGTGGCCAGGTTCTCCACCCCTAGCTGCCCCCCCAAGCTGGTAAGGTGACGTCCCCATCCCCAACACCCACCACTGGCCCCTCTTGGCCCTGGCACTGACGTGGTTCCCCATGCAGAAAGTGGCTCTCTTGCCCGGCGCGGGCCGGGAGGCCCACGTGCAGTGGGTCTGCCTGCAGGATGTGTCCCCAGTGCCTGGCATCACCTGGGCCGTGCGCACCCTGCAGCCTCTGCCGGAGCAGGACAACCTGCAGTACAGTGAGTGTCCGAGCGGGACGGGGAAGCGGGGGCCTGGGCTTGACTGGCCCACCAGGGCCTGAGTGCTTTCACTGCCTCCACAGGGGGCCTGGATTTTGATGCCATCCTGCTGCGGCCAAGTGAGGGCCCCGCAGCCCAGAAACCCCCACTGGTCGTGATGCCCCACGGTGAGATTTTGCACACttccagccccccagcccctccccagccAGACAGCTTCACCCCTTTTGCCTTTGCCTTGTAGGGGGTCCCCACTCTGTCTTTGCAGCCGGGTGGATGCTGTACCCAGCCGCGCTCTGCTGCGTGGGCTTCGCTGTGCTCCTGGGTGAGTCTGGTGCTGAGGGAGATGGGGCTGTTGGGCTCCGAGATACCCCAATACGGAGCCCATGGGAGCCCTGCTCCCTTCCTGCAGGCCTGGGTCTGTGGGCACCCTGTTGGCAGGTGGGGAGGGTGGGTGCTGCCTGGCAGGGACAGTTCTGTCTGCCGGGTGGCACAGGCAGCCTTGCGGTGCCTGTGGCaggtctggggtggggggagcaagGGGTGTGACGCTGTCTCTCCCAGTGAATTACCGCGGCTCGCTGGGCTTCGGCCAGGACAGTGTGGCCTCCCTGCCAGGCAACGTGGGCACTCAAGACGTGCAGGATGTGCAGGTATGGCCCTGGCACACGATCCCTTCCCCTGGAGGCCCCGTACCAGGCAGTGGGGCCACCTGCTCCCCTCATGGGCTCCCATGTCTGACCTGTCAGCCCATGAGTGCTCTGCACAGTGTGGGAGACCCAGGCCATCTCCGTGTGTGTGATCACGTCCCTGCCTCAGCGGGTGTCCTGTGTGGTTGCAGCTCTGCGTGGAGCGGGTGCTGCAGGAGGAGAGGCTGGACTCTGCCCGAGTGGCGCTGGTGGGTGGCTCACATGGTGGCTTCTTGGCGTGCCACCTCATTGGGCAGTTCCCCGACACCTACCAGGCCTGCGTGGTCCGCAACCCCGTGGTGAACATCGCCTCCATGGTCACCGCCACCGACATCCCCGACTGGTGAGTACCGCAGCCCCCAACCCCACAGACAGCCCCCAGCCCGGCGCACAGCCCCTGGCCCGGCATGGCTCTCGCCCCACAGGTGCCTGACAGAGACAGGGCTGCCCTACGCGCCTGATGCCCTGCCAGACCCAGCCCAGTGGACAGAGATGCTGCGCAAGTCACCCATGTGCTATGTCGACCGGGTACATGCCATCGCAGTCCCTGTcctgtccctgcagccagcggctCATGGGCGCTGGGCCTGAGGCCGTGTCACTCTCCTGCAGGTCCGCGTGCCTGTGCTGCTGATGCTGGGGGAAGATGACCGGCGCGTGCCCCCCAGGCAGGGGCTGGAGTACTACCGTGCCCTCAAGGCCCGGGGCGTCCCCACGCGGTGAGTGCGGTGGGTGGTTTCCCAGGGGCTGTATGCGGGCACGGCACTgacccctctctcctccctctcagGCTGCTCTGGTACCCAGACAACAACCACGCTCTGGCCGGAGTCGAGGCCAAAGCTGACGGTTTCATGAACATGGCGCTGTGGCTGCTCAAACACCTGCGGTGCTGAGGGCACTTCAGTCCCTCAgagctgcaaccccccccccaataaacgGTTTTGCTCGGCCAGCGCAGGTGTCATCACTGATGGTGGTGTCGTCGCTGATGGTGGTGTTGCCTCTGCTCCCGGCTCCCTGGGGGCTTGTGGCTGCAGGATGGGCAGTGCCCAGACCCCTTTCCCCAGACAGGTCCCCATGGGCTGCAGCAGGGCCACGCCTGGCCAAAGCGAGCCCTGAGCGGCGCAGGGCTGGGTCAGCCCCCGCTCGGCAGCTGCGGCGAACGCAGGGAGGCCTCTCCgtgccacagcagaggctgcaagtCTCCTTGGGCCGCTTCTGGTGCCGGTGCGCAGCAAGTGGCGTGGAGCCTCCCCAGTCCCCTTCTCTGGCATCCTGGGGCCGAGCCCGAGGCAGCTGGAGGGCTGGCATCAGCCCAGGCGGCCTGCCCGGCCCGGGCCCCCCTCGCGCGCCAATGCCGCTTGCGCAGGCCTGGCGGCCTGCCTGGCCCAACAGGCGCAGACGCCGACGGGCTGAGCGCAGGGGAGCAGGCCCCATGGCCTCAGGGGACGAGCCAAGCGGAGAGGTGGGCACGGGGTCCTGTGTGGGCACGGGAGCAGGGGATGCCACTGGGAAGAGCCCCATTTCTAGGGGCAGGGGGCCGGCAGGCAGGGGGTTCGCGTTGCCCACTGCCAGCGGCCGTCTTCCCACGCGCAGCTGGCAAGCAGCCTGCGGGCCATCGGTGCCCGCTACCAGGAGCTCAGCCAGTTCCCCACGGTGACCCACGCCGCCCTTGGGGCCGGGCATGCCACCTCTGCGGGGGGCCAGACATTCCCGCTCTACACCGGTGAGTCAGCCAGCTCATGGGTCACTCCGTCGGCACGGCCGCCCGGTGCCAGGCTGCGTCGCGGTGGTGCCCGGGCCTTCCCGATGCCGGCCGTCCCAGCGCTCACGGCCACTCTCCCCGCAGAGTGCAGCCAGCCGGACCTGGCCCGCCGGCGGCGCCTGCGCTTCAGCCGGCACTACAGCGTGCACCGCTCGCCCGGCAGCGCCGTCTCCGTCAGCCGGGCAGCTCTCAGTGCTGAGATCCACCACCAGTACGGCGCGGGGCAGCTTCGGGCTGGCTCTGGCACGGGGTGATGGGAGGCAACGCAGCAAGCGGGCCGGTGCTGGCGGCGCACCGCTCACCACGGCCCTCCTGCCCCCTCGCAGGCTCCTCGGCCAGCTCTCGCCCACCGGGCAGCACCGTGCCG
Proteins encoded in this window:
- the LOC106492157 gene encoding acylamino-acid-releasing enzyme-like, with translation MEPPVLSSAEEIAALYRELSQHPTLSAACIGPDVTTQYGGKYCSLYTEWSQRDLERAENVKFCRQYLVFHDGQSIVYSGPAGTCSEIKDELLSRESPSGTLKAVLRKAQSKDKEKQFLEVWDQNRKVKSIDLTALDKHGSVYDDDQFGCLAWSHSETHLLYVAEKKRPKAESFFQSKAPELGDSAEEDLGHSKKQDAPVKGEQFVYHEDWGETLSTRSVPVLCVLDIEGSSISVLEGVPEHVSPGQAFWSPSDTGVVFVGWWHEPFRLGLRHCTNRRSALFYVDLTGGRCELLSEDTKATWSPRLSPDQCRIAYLENSALGPHQQCSRLRMYDWYTKRTCTVLEAVPRQTWGAFPGIYCSALPGLCWAADSQRLVLDTAQRSQQDLFVVDTLTGTVTSLTADGPQGSWSLLTIDRDLLVARFSTPSCPPKLKVALLPGAGREAHVQWVCLQDVSPVPGITWAVRTLQPLPEQDNLQYRGLDFDAILLRPSEGPAAQKPPLVVMPHGGPHSVFAAGWMLYPAALCCVGFAVLLVNYRGSLGFGQDSVASLPGNVGTQDVQDVQLCVERVLQEERLDSARVALVGGSHGGFLACHLIGQFPDTYQACVVRNPVVNIASMVTATDIPDWCLTETGLPYAPDALPDPAQWTEMLRKSPMCYVDRVRVPVLLMLGEDDRRVPPRQGLEYYRALKARGVPTRLLWYPDNNHALAGVEAKADGFMNMALWLLKHLRC